In Puntigrus tetrazona isolate hp1 chromosome 22, ASM1883169v1, whole genome shotgun sequence, one genomic interval encodes:
- the rc3h1a gene encoding roquin-1a — MPVQAPQWTEFLLCPICTQTFEESHRKPISLGCGHTVCKMCLNKLHRKACPFDQTTISTDIEQLPVNTALLQLVSGQVAKPPPVTLLTAAEDVKHYEESRTCVEDLALYLKPLSNTRGAGLNGAAQSVLSRPMQRKLVTLVHCQLVEEEGRIRAMRAARSLGERTVTELILQHQNPQQLSSNLWAAVRARGCQFLGPAMQEEALKLVLLALEDGSALSRKVLVLFVVQRLEPRFPQASKTSIGHVVQLLYRASCFKVTKRDEDSSLMQLKEEFRTYEALRREHDSQIVQIAMEGGLRIAPDQWSSLLYGDQSHKSHMQSIIDKLQTPASFAQSVQELTIALQRTGDPANLNRLRPHLELLADIDPSPDAPAPTWEQLAKGLEAVRTVVHGLVDFIQNHSKKAGDQQQPPQHSKYKTYMCRDMKQKGGCPRGASCTFAHSQEELEKYRKMNKRLGMRRQLSQSLTQLNEIDLGAGLLPDEGPPMEGLPRKHSSITNVILAAGPDSSLAHLVSRGSDPSYDPTHKAGKMDSGSLSAPGSPPDSLESIPKAGMLINSHSRVAGDGAVGQKHISAVSRVTHMYSPHQSERYYSDTRGPLPPSAQYEPSQYPAGNPYPHHHVHQRYARHPAPDPGMPPYADSYSSSYTSERQCANHSSHYGYPSHHDARRYPAYAHPQTLPPREELVRRSPDAPPPLPLQNASYLPESENYNHSSQIRNYQRNAYTRPQPSLDYLHRRRQEIMAQLEERKVASPSPFVSSHSYEPSYPQDVRGQSHYMEDNSHSFGHFREPDYTGSYSPWSCDTFGSYIGGKDVKSKEGMNAMETQNIDKGKSLRAHGLELQRRAADVKDDDPIIPFGSLPTVSRFGAISRTSKPGYPPNSPMPPLPNSAKHTASVADYTYANHSGWSSDSYQPHQTSQGHFSERSSLSPAVQAREQLRMELQQVNLQISQQTQRSGLENPSSVMSQPSRADWSSGNLSSEQLSLELHQVERDIVMRTQEMAMENHDGKYKRVSVENGQDEHSLQRDEHPLTLSEGSNGSIGLVQDCALVSSSMSSLTGKTSSLSLCSEQVTSSPDLPKNGVIHS, encoded by the exons ATGCCCGTGCAAGCCCCGCAATGGACCGAGTTTCTTTTGTGTCCCATCTGCACGCAAACCTTCGAGGAGAGCCACCGCAAGCCCATCAGCCTGGGCTGCGGCCACACCGTGTGCAAAATGTGCCTGAACAAACTGCACCGCAAGGCCTGCCCGTTCGACCAGACCACCATCAGCACGGACATTGAGCAGCTGCCCGTCAACACAGCGCTGTTGCAGCTCGTCAGCGGACAG GTAGCCAAACCTCCCCCCGTCACTTTACTGACAGCTGCAGAGGACGTCAAGCACTATGAGGAGTCTCGCACATGTGTGGAGGACCTGGCCCTCTATCTCAAACCCCTGAGCAACACCAGAG GTGCAGGGCTGAATGGCGCCGCTCAGAGCGTTCTCAGCAGACCCATGCAGAGGAAGCTGGTGACTCTGGTTCACTGCCAGCTGGTGGAGGAGGAGGGCCGCATCCGGGCCATGCGGGCGGCCCGCTCTCTGGGTGAACGCACGGTCACTGAGCTCATCCTCCAGCACCAGAACCCCCAGCAGCTCTCCTCTAACCTGTGGGCGGCCGTCAGAGCCAGAGGCTGCCAGTTTCTCGGCCCTG CTATGCAGGAAGAAGCACTGAAACTGGTTCTGCTCGCTCTGGAAGACGGTTCGGCCCTCTCACGGAAGGTTTTGGTCCTGTTTGTGGTCCAGAGACTCGAACCACGTTTTCCTCAGGCCTCAAAAACAAGCATAGGACACGTAGTGCAGCTCCTCTACAGGGCCTCCTGCTTTAAG GTGACCAAACGTGACGAGGATTCCTCCCTGATGCAGCTGAAGGAGGAGTTTCGCACTTACGAGGCTCTCCGGAGGGAACACGACTCTCAGATCGTTCAGATCGCGATGGAGGGCGGTCTGCGTATCGCCCCCGACCAGTGGTCATCTCTACTGTACGGTGACCAGTCACACAAATCCCATATGCAGTCCATCATAGACAAG ctgcAGACACCAGCATCCTTTGCTCAGAGCGTGCAGGAGCTCACCATCGCCCTTCAGAGAACCGGAGATCCAGCCAATCTCAACCGCCTCAGACCCCATCTGGAGCTGCTGGCCGACATCGACCCCAGCCCAG ATGCCCCTGCGCCCACGTGGGAGCAGCTAGCCAAAGGGCTGGAAGCGGTTCGGACCGTCGTTCACGGCCTGGTGGACTTCATCCAGAATCACAGCAAAAAAGCAGGGGATCAGCAGCAG CCACCCCAGCACAGCAAATACAAGACGTACATGTGTCGGGACATGAAACAAAAAGGCGGCTGTCCTCGCGGAGCAAGTTGCACCTTCGCTCACTCTCAAGAAGAGCTTGAAAA GTACCGTAAGATGAATAAACGTTTGGGAATGAGGCGACAGCTCAGCCAGTCCCTGACCCAGCTGAATGAGATAGACCTCGGCGCCGGCCTGCTGCCTGACGAGGGGCCGCCGATGGAGGGACTCCCGCGGAAACACTCCTCCATCACTAACGTCATCCTAGCTGCAGGACCCGATTCCAGCTTGGCCCACCTGGTCTCCAGAGGCTCGGACCCATCATATGACCCAACGCACAAAGCAGGGAAGATGGACTCTGGGAGCCTCAGTGCACCTGGTTCACCTCCAGACTC ATTGGAATCCATCCCTAAAGCAGGGATGCTCATAAATTCCCACTCCAGGGTGGCTGGCGACGGCGCAGTCGGACAGAAGCACATTTCTGCGGTGTCTCGAGTCACTCACATGTACTCACCCCACCAGTCTGAACGCTATTACTCTGACACAAGAGGCCCTCTGCCACCCTCCGCCCAATACGAACCCTCCCAGTACCCTGCAG GTAATCCTTACCCTCACCACCACGTGCACCAACGTTACGCCCGTCACCCCGCTCCGGATCCAGGCATGCCACCGTATGCAGACTCCTATTCCAGCTCCTACACCTCAGAGCGACAGTGCGCCAACCACAGCTCCCATTACGGTTACCCTTCACACCACGACGCTCGTCGCTACCCAGCCTACGCCCATCCTCAAACCTTGCCGCCTCGGGAGGAACTGGTGCGAAGGAGTCCAGACGCTCCCCCGCCGCTGCCTCTGCAAAACGCTTCATACCTGCCAGAGTCAGAAAACTATAACCACTCCAGTCAGATCAGGAATTACCAGAGG AATGCCTACACGCGACCTCAGCCATCCCTGGACTACCTGCACCGCAGAAGACAGGAGATCATGGCccagctggaggagaggaaggtGGCTTCCCCGTCGCCCTTCGTCTCCTCACACTCGTACGAGCCCAGCTACCCTCAGGACGTAAGGGGGCAGAGCCAT TACATGGAAGACAACTCCCACAGTTTTGGACACTTCCGGGAACCGGACTACACCGGCTCATATTCACCTTGGTCATGTGACACCTTCGGTTCCTACATTGGCGGCAAGGATGTAAAGTCCAAAGAAGGCATGAACGCCATGGAAACA CAAAATATAGACAAAGGCAAAAGTCTGAGAGCACACGGCTTGGAGCTTCAGCGCAGAGCGGCAGACGTCAAAGACGACGACCCCATCATTCCCTTTGGCTCCCTGCCCACCGTGTCTCGTTTCGGAGCCATCTCGCGCACGTCTAAACCAGGCTACCCGCCAAACAGTCCCATGCCACCCTTGCCAAACTCAGCCAAGCACACCGCTTCAGTTG CTGACTACACCTATGCGAATCACAGCGGGTGGAGCAGTGACTCCTACCAGCCACACCAAACATCTCAGGGGCACTTCAGCGAGCG ATCCAGTTTATCCCCTGCCGTGCAGGCGCGTGAGCAGCTGAGGATGGAGCTACAGCAGGTCAACCTCCAAATCAGCCAACAGACACAGAGGAGCGGCCTGGAG AACCCGAGTTCCGTCATGTCCCAGCCGTCTCGAGCAGACTGGTCATCTGGGAATTTGTCCAGTGAACAGCTGAGTCTCGAGCTGCACCAGGTGGAGAGAGATATCGTCATGAGGACACAGGAGATGGCCATG GAAAACCACGATGGCAAGTACAAGCGGGTCTCGGTGGAAAATGGACAAGACGAACACAGTCTGCAACGAGATGAACATCCACTCACTCTTAG TGAGGGTTCAAATGGCTCCATCGGTTTGGTCCAAGACTGCGCTCTCGTCAGCAGCAGCATGTCCTCGCTGACCGGCAAGACGTCATCTCTCAGTTTGTGCTCCGAACAGGTGACCAGCAGCCCTGACTTGCCCAAGAACGGAGTCATCCACTCCTAG